One window of the Paraburkholderia sp. PGU19 genome contains the following:
- a CDS encoding helix-turn-helix domain-containing protein, which translates to MVETAIELFYQHGIRATGIDTVLERSGVSKSSLYRTFSSKAWCTRPASPE; encoded by the coding sequence CTGGTTGAGACTGCGATAGAACTTTTCTATCAGCACGGAATTCGGGCCACCGGCATTGATACGGTGCTCGAGCGCTCCGGTGTATCAAAGTCTTCCCTATACCGAACCTTTTCATCCAAAGCTTGGTGCACGCGACCCGCATCGCCTGAGTGA
- a CDS encoding tyrosinase family protein, translating to MASNRFNRRSFLKGSTSAAALMSLPVRGFSQTTLLTRLEWQQFKTTPQYASFLNAVKLMQAVTDATNPASWQYWVNVHLNYCPHMVPYFLAWHRGYLYYFEQQLRAVSGDSKLTLPYWDYYRYPHMPSEFTDAASGNPLYVTGRVNTDVYAALTMAPYASNIINMQRGTSNSYEASFESAPHNPVHNIIGGWMADMSSPTDPIFYLHHGNVDRLWDAWCAEPPTIVPSPSSSYWSGSFTYATNLTIAKSKCYRPEALNYQYAQPNNVPSALPLNAQEGRIIRVQAQLAPILVRPAIGNFANTAGRTISSSRRSLGGVANMTLNERSVSARLPLQASDISSLKDALSAAAAASGAMAGSQASATTLKYPYLVLDKLAVTALGKQGGYYYNIYLNLPAAGNADAARQAHFIGTFGAFEASGANHHGGGTLRLPLSDVLQNLGVANLNEAVISLVRVNGPNSPKGDALSVGEMRVELSTDRP from the coding sequence ATGGCTTCGAACAGATTTAACCGTCGCTCTTTTCTTAAAGGTTCCACCTCGGCCGCTGCGTTGATGTCGCTACCCGTACGAGGGTTTAGCCAGACAACCTTGCTCACGCGGCTGGAATGGCAGCAGTTCAAAACGACGCCGCAGTACGCGTCGTTTCTGAATGCGGTGAAATTGATGCAAGCGGTGACCGATGCCACCAATCCGGCATCATGGCAGTACTGGGTCAACGTGCACCTGAACTACTGTCCGCACATGGTGCCGTACTTCCTCGCCTGGCACAGAGGCTACCTGTACTACTTCGAGCAGCAGTTGAGAGCGGTGTCGGGAGACAGCAAGCTCACGCTGCCGTATTGGGATTACTACAGGTATCCCCATATGCCGAGCGAGTTCACTGACGCGGCCAGCGGCAATCCGCTATATGTCACCGGGCGAGTCAATACCGACGTTTACGCTGCGCTGACGATGGCGCCTTACGCATCCAACATCATCAACATGCAGCGTGGGACGTCGAACTCCTATGAGGCGTCGTTCGAATCGGCTCCTCACAACCCGGTGCACAACATTATCGGCGGATGGATGGCCGATATGTCGTCGCCTACCGATCCCATCTTTTATCTGCACCACGGGAATGTCGACCGGTTGTGGGACGCGTGGTGCGCCGAGCCTCCGACAATCGTGCCGTCGCCAAGTAGCTCGTACTGGTCGGGGTCATTCACCTATGCGACGAACCTCACGATCGCGAAGTCGAAGTGCTATCGGCCCGAGGCTCTGAACTATCAGTACGCCCAGCCCAACAACGTGCCGTCTGCGCTGCCTCTAAACGCCCAGGAAGGGCGCATCATCCGCGTGCAGGCGCAGCTTGCACCGATCCTGGTCCGTCCTGCGATCGGCAACTTTGCGAATACGGCTGGGCGCACAATCTCGAGTAGCCGGCGTTCGCTGGGCGGCGTCGCGAACATGACGCTCAACGAGAGATCGGTCAGCGCACGTTTGCCGCTGCAAGCGTCGGACATTTCTTCGTTGAAGGATGCGCTGTCGGCGGCCGCGGCGGCTTCAGGCGCAATGGCGGGTTCCCAGGCGAGCGCGACCACGCTCAAATATCCGTACCTCGTGCTGGACAAGCTCGCTGTTACCGCGCTCGGAAAACAAGGCGGCTACTACTACAACATCTATCTGAACCTGCCTGCCGCCGGCAACGCGGACGCCGCCAGACAAGCGCATTTCATTGGCACGTTTGGCGCGTTCGAAGCATCTGGGGCCAATCACCACGGCGGTGGCACGCTGAGGCTGCCGTTGAGCGACGTGCTGCAGAATCTCGGTGTCGCGAATCTGAACGAGGCCGTAATATCGCTTGTGCGCGTGAATGGGCCGAATTCACCGAAGGGGGACGCGTTAAGTGTCGGTGAAATGCGCGTCGAACTGTCAACCGATAGACCCTGA
- a CDS encoding nuclear transport factor 2 family protein — translation MTLVLEAITRVFVSRDASVLDQLFSDNYQQHNPLIPNGPSAIKALVANLTPDFKYEAGLVVAEGDCVMFHGRHTGCGPRPMVAVDIIRVENGKIAEHWDVMQDEVPATDSVNGNGMFTESRL, via the coding sequence ATGACCCTGGTCCTGGAAGCAATCACCCGGGTCTTTGTCAGTCGAGACGCCAGCGTGCTTGATCAACTGTTCAGCGACAACTATCAGCAGCACAATCCACTGATACCCAATGGCCCGTCTGCAATCAAGGCACTAGTCGCCAATCTGACACCCGACTTCAAGTACGAAGCCGGGCTTGTCGTTGCGGAAGGTGACTGCGTAATGTTTCACGGCCGGCATACCGGGTGTGGTCCAAGGCCAATGGTGGCCGTTGATATTATTCGCGTCGAAAATGGCAAGATTGCAGAGCATTGGGACGTGATGCAGGATGAAGTTCCTGCGACGGACAGCGTCAACGGTAACGGGATGTTCACTGAATCCAGGTTGTGA
- a CDS encoding LysR substrate-binding domain-containing protein, with protein sequence MTTGGAAAASGRYGNAGPGGDQGPGGYSPGRPIDSSFASAHQRPRERLRIDIGSANASCVLVPALPEFIARYPGIRVDRGVNDRRVDLIGENVDCVVRGGNADELSLIAHPLGRAS encoded by the coding sequence CTGACAACGGGCGGCGCAGCCGCTGCTTCTGGACGTTACGGCAATGCTGGACCCGGTGGCGATCAGGGACCCGGCGGCTACAGCCCAGGCCGTCCGATCGACTCGAGTTTTGCCAGCGCACATCAGCGTCCGCGCGAACGGCTGCGCATCGACATCGGCTCGGCGAACGCAAGCTGCGTGTTGGTCCCCGCCCTGCCCGAGTTCATTGCGCGATATCCCGGCATACGTGTCGATCGCGGCGTGAACGACCGGCGGGTCGATCTCATTGGCGAGAACGTGGATTGTGTCGTCCGCGGCGGCAACGCCGACGAGCTCTCGCTAATCGCGCATCCGCTTGGCCGGGCATCGTGA